The genomic stretch CCAGTTTGTTTCAGAAAAAGAGTGGTTTTCACAACCTACTCGTAAAGTTCAATTATTTTTTTGGCTTAAATACAATGTCTACTTAGCCTAAAAAATCTACAAATTCCAGATGTAGGAAAACCCTCTCACGCACGTCAAGCCGTGAAAATCACCAACATTGTCAATAACTTTTTCGACAAATCATTTATAGTTTTTTCTTTAGTCAAAAAATACCTTGTTGGTTTTTAGTTAATTAGAACTTGTTATCTTGAAAAAGATTTCTATATTCGTTCGCCTTCAAATAAATTATTAACAAATCGAACAATGCATACAATAATTAATTTCTTGGAGCATTTACACGTTGATGTTCCGTTTGGAGGAGGGGGAAAATCTATTGATCTAATTAACTCACCTCAGGGAACATCATTAACAGTCACGCCTAATAGACGTGAACTGTTTAAATGTTTTAATTATACTTTTAAGAATAATTAGTAAGCCAAAAGCTCACTTACCCTTTCAGCAACTTTTTTTCCGTTAGGAATCATTTCTTGTTCAAGCGTACTATTCAATGGAATAGCTGGCATATTTTCTGAGCCAATTACTTCTACAGGAGCATCAAGCTTACGAAAACATTCCTTTTGAATAAATCCAGCCAAGCCTTGAGCAAACGAATTTCTCACCGGTTCTTCGGTTACCACCAAACACTTACCATGCTTCTTTACTCGCTCCGTAATCAAATCTTCGTCCAGAGGATAAAGCGTGCGTAAATCCACTACCTCTACCTGGCCTTGGTGCTGCTTCCAGGCTTCTTTTGCCCAGTATACACCCATTCCATAAGTAACTATGCAGCATGATTCACCATTTTCTATGGCTTCTTCATCCGCTTCGTATGCGATTCTTCCTTTGCCAAAAGGAACCACATAATCATCGGATGGCTCTACAGTTTTGGCATCTTCAGTACCTTTTATTTTACTCCAGTAAAGTCCTTTGTGCTCTAGCATTACTACCGGGTTGGGGTCATAATATGCGGCTTTCATCAGCCCCTTCAAATCGGCCCCTGTACTTGGGTAAGCGATTTTAATTCCGCGAATATTAGTCAACACACTCTCAACACTACTAGAGTGATAAGGGCCTCCAGAACCATAAGCGCCTATTGGCACACGTAAAATCATACTCACTGGCCATTTACCGTTACTCAAATAGCAACTTCGTGAAACCTCCGTAAACAGTTGGTTCAAACCTGGCCAGATATAATCGGCAAACTGCACTTCTACGATTGGCTTCAAGCCAACAGCACTCATGCCCACTGTAGACCCTACAATAAATGCCTCCTGGATGGGTGTATTAAATACACGGTCGTCTCCAAAAGTCTGCGCCAATGTAGCTGCTTCTCTAAAAACCCCTCCAATACGTGCACCTACATCTTGTCCATAAAGCAATGCTTCCGGGTGCTTGTGCATTAGTTCTTTGATGGCAAAAAGCGCTGAATCTACCATTACGGTTTTTTCTCTACCCTTTGGCTCGCGCTCACCTGTTTCCTCAGTAATGGAAGTAGGCGCAAAGTCATGCATATATAAATCTTCTGGGCGCGGATCTTCAGCTTTCAAAGCCTCTTTGTAATCTGACTCAACAGTTGCTATGGCGGCTGACTCAATCTCATTAATTTCAGCACCCGAAATCCCCGCAGCCTTCAACTCCTGAATCATTTTTGGATACGGATCACGGCTCCTTGCTTCTGCCAATTCGTCTTTATCGTGACGATAAAATTCCATCCTCACCCCAGAAGTATGGTGGTTTAGCAATGGCACTTTTGCGTGCACCAAAAATGGTCGTCTTTCCTTTCTCACAATAGTGATAACCTCTTCCATGGTTTTATAGCTTTCGCTAAAAATGGTACCATCTATGCTGCGGGTTTCTATCTTTTTAAACCCTTCGGCATATTCTGCCGCGTTCATAGCACGAGTCTCCTTTTCGTTGGCTGAAATATCCCAGCCGTTGTCCTGAACCACAAAAATGATTGGCAATTGCTTTAAGGCCGCCATTTGCATGGCCTCAGAAATTTCTCCCTCTGTCATTGCCGCATCTCCAATAGAACAAACAACTACAGGCTTTTCTGCACCATAGTTTTCCCCCAAATTATGGATTTCCTTTAAAGCAATTCCCATAGCCACACCTGTGGTAGGAATGGCTTGCATGCCCGTAGCCGAAGACTGGTGAGGAATTTTTGGCTTGTCCGCATCATTCAAACTGGGGTGCGAATAGTAAGTTCTTCCACCAGAAAATGGATCATCGCGTTTCGCTAAAAGCTGTAACATTACATCGTAAGGACGCATACCTATTCCCAGCAAAACAGAATCATCACGGTAGTATGGTGCAACCCAATCTTGTGGTTTCAAATGCATGGCCATTGCCAATTGAATAGCCTCATGCCCACGACTGGTGGCATGCACATACTTCGCGGTAATTTCCTTATTTCCTTCGTAGAGCTCGGCCATACTCTTGGCTGTACTCATCAAGCTAAAGGCTTTTTTTAGAATATATTTCGAAATAGAAATTGACTGTGCTGTATTTGCGTCTTTCATGCGATTTTCTTTTTGTGAAAAGAGGGCTGCAAATATCGTAAACTATAAGGTAAGGGCATAACCAATTTGAAATGCCGTAATTTGAAATTAATCTACTGCGCTATGAAATATTTTGATCGTGACTTTTTAGAGTTTTTTAAGGAGCTTGCCGCTAATAATCACAAAGAGTGGTTTTATGTGAACCGCAAGCGCTATGAGAAGTCTGTAAAGAAACCCTTTGAAAATTTTATATCGGCACTACTGGAGGAGTCTCGTCAAATTGATCCTTCTATTTCAGCCCAAGCTAAAGACTGTATTTTTCGCATAAATCGTGATATCCGCTTTTCGCAGGATAAATCACCCTATAAATTGGATCGCTCAGCTATTATTTCTGAAAAAGGAAGAAAGGATCATTCTTCACCAGGCTTTTATATTTCGCTCGGCCCAGAACATATAAGCGTTGGCGGGGGTGCTTATTTTTTACAAAAAAAACAATTGGCAGCTGTACGCCATAAAATTGCCGACAACCCCAAAAAAGTAAAGGCTTTACTAAATGATCCCAACTTTGTAAATTTCTTTGACGAATTAAAGGGAGAAGAAAACAAACGTCTACCCAAAGAGCTTACTGAGGCTGCAGAAAAACAGCCGTTGATTTATAAAAAGCAATTGTATTATATGACTACGCTAGATCCAGCGTTAATAGAAACGGATGAACTTATGCCTATCGTCCTTGAGCACTTTTCGGCTGGTGCACCAGTAAGTGCCTTTTTGAAAAACGCCATCTCAAACTAAATCTCATTTATGAGATACTCGCTCCTCATACTACTATTACTACTTGGACTTTCATCCAAAGGCTCACATATTATTGGCGGAAACTTTGAGGTAACTCAAAAAAGTGGAAACGAATTTAATGTGATGCTTACCATATTTAAAGATTGTAGCAGGGGCACCGCCAGACTTACAGACATGTATGTTTCAGCATTTGATGCTGCCACAGGCGCTGAAGTAGTGCGCGTATTAATAGCGATAAACCCCGGGGACACACTTGCCTTGGGAGATGAATGCTACTCGCCACCTTCGCTATGTGTGGAGGAATACAATTACCTTGATAGCATTACTCTTCCTAATAATCCCAATGGATATATTTTATCTGCCCAGCTCTGCTGTCGCAATGCCATTATTGACAACATAGTCAACCCAGACCAAACGGGCATGACGTGGACAGTCAAGGTACCTGACCCTGCTATTGGCAATAGCACACCACGGTTGGGTCGATATCCCACGGCAGGCTTTTTATGCTTACAGCAGTTGCGCACGCTCGATCTCGGAGCTGTCGATCCTGATGGCGATTCACTATTTTACGAATTGGTAACTCCCTACACCAGCCCTTCGAGCCCACCGGGAAGCAATCCTGCAAAAGCACCTCCTTACAGCCCCATCAACTGGAATACTGGCTACTCCGCAAACAATGCTATTATTGGTAATCCCTCCTTACAAATTGATGGCAACACAGGAGTTTTAACATGTAATGCGTCTCAAATTGGATTATATGTGTTTGCCTATTCTGTAAGTGAGTATCGAGGTGGTGTAAGAATAGGTGAAGTGAGGCGGGATATGCAACTTCAAGTTTTACCCTGTGAAACGAATACTCTTCCCACATTTGTTGCACCTCAAACTCTTAGCTATAATACTATCGTGCGCGAAGAAACCTGCATCTCTATTCTAGTAGTTGATTCCAATGAAACAGACTCCATTTATGTGACTTCAGAGTTTGCAGCTACACCAGGCTATGAAGGCAGTACCGCTCCTTCGTCAATAAAAAAAAATGGCTTTGGAAGTGTTCAGGGTCAAATTTGCTATACACCAAACTGCCTAGATGTGAACCTGGTTAAAACTATGGCAATTAACCTTAAGGCTATTTCTTATAACTGCAGACACACAGACACCATCACAGAAAGTCTTGTCATAAACCTAGAATCGATAAACCCTGATGTAGAGGAGTTGTTTCCCAATGTGTTTACCCCAAATGGTGATGGAGCAAATGATTTCTTTCAACTCACCGAACCCATTTCTATCCCGTGCTTAAATGATTTTGAGATCAGAATTTTTAACCGGTGGGGAACACTGGTTTATGAGCATCAAGGCTCCGACTTTAGTTGGGACGGGAACTATAAATCACGCGAGACTGCAGATGGCGTTTACTACTTTATCATAAACGGGTCATACACCGATGAGCCTTTTACCTACAAAAACTTCCTTACCCTCATTAGATAAAAAAAGCGTAGCAACCGAGGTTACTACGCTCTTCCATACTTTTAAAGTACGCTAAATCTATTTTGGCTGGTAGCCAAAGTTATAGGCAAAACCTACTCCTATTACTTCTTTAAACTGCGTACGAGGACCATCCATTATTCCATCATTGTTTGTGTCAAACAAAATATCATGATCATAAATAAGGTTAAGAGCAACACTAGCTGAAATAAAGTCGTTTACCTTCATGAAAAGTTTAAACTCACTGTTCACATCAATGTATTTATACTGTCCATCTAAGTAGTTTGAAAATAAGTCAAGCTTAAACTGCATATCTACATTTTTTAGCAACTCTCTACGATAGGTCACATTTACGTATCCCCCAATTTCGTAGCGAAACTGCTTACCTGCAACATAAGCACCATTTACAGTATCCGCTGCTTCAACACCAAAAGAACCCGCATCAGCCAATACCTGATCCTGCACAAAAGTCAT from Owenweeksia hongkongensis DSM 17368 encodes the following:
- a CDS encoding alpha-ketoacid dehydrogenase subunit alpha/beta, yielding MKDANTAQSISISKYILKKAFSLMSTAKSMAELYEGNKEITAKYVHATSRGHEAIQLAMAMHLKPQDWVAPYYRDDSVLLGIGMRPYDVMLQLLAKRDDPFSGGRTYYSHPSLNDADKPKIPHQSSATGMQAIPTTGVAMGIALKEIHNLGENYGAEKPVVVCSIGDAAMTEGEISEAMQMAALKQLPIIFVVQDNGWDISANEKETRAMNAAEYAEGFKKIETRSIDGTIFSESYKTMEEVITIVRKERRPFLVHAKVPLLNHHTSGVRMEFYRHDKDELAEARSRDPYPKMIQELKAAGISGAEINEIESAAIATVESDYKEALKAEDPRPEDLYMHDFAPTSITEETGEREPKGREKTVMVDSALFAIKELMHKHPEALLYGQDVGARIGGVFREAATLAQTFGDDRVFNTPIQEAFIVGSTVGMSAVGLKPIVEVQFADYIWPGLNQLFTEVSRSCYLSNGKWPVSMILRVPIGAYGSGGPYHSSSVESVLTNIRGIKIAYPSTGADLKGLMKAAYYDPNPVVMLEHKGLYWSKIKGTEDAKTVEPSDDYVVPFGKGRIAYEADEEAIENGESCCIVTYGMGVYWAKEAWKQHQGQVEVVDLRTLYPLDEDLITERVKKHGKCLVVTEEPVRNSFAQGLAGFIQKECFRKLDAPVEVIGSENMPAIPLNSTLEQEMIPNGKKVAERVSELLAY
- a CDS encoding DUF2461 domain-containing protein — translated: MKYFDRDFLEFFKELAANNHKEWFYVNRKRYEKSVKKPFENFISALLEESRQIDPSISAQAKDCIFRINRDIRFSQDKSPYKLDRSAIISEKGRKDHSSPGFYISLGPEHISVGGGAYFLQKKQLAAVRHKIADNPKKVKALLNDPNFVNFFDELKGEENKRLPKELTEAAEKQPLIYKKQLYYMTTLDPALIETDELMPIVLEHFSAGAPVSAFLKNAISN
- a CDS encoding gliding motility-associated C-terminal domain-containing protein, with product MRYSLLILLLLLGLSSKGSHIIGGNFEVTQKSGNEFNVMLTIFKDCSRGTARLTDMYVSAFDAATGAEVVRVLIAINPGDTLALGDECYSPPSLCVEEYNYLDSITLPNNPNGYILSAQLCCRNAIIDNIVNPDQTGMTWTVKVPDPAIGNSTPRLGRYPTAGFLCLQQLRTLDLGAVDPDGDSLFYELVTPYTSPSSPPGSNPAKAPPYSPINWNTGYSANNAIIGNPSLQIDGNTGVLTCNASQIGLYVFAYSVSEYRGGVRIGEVRRDMQLQVLPCETNTLPTFVAPQTLSYNTIVREETCISILVVDSNETDSIYVTSEFAATPGYEGSTAPSSIKKNGFGSVQGQICYTPNCLDVNLVKTMAINLKAISYNCRHTDTITESLVINLESINPDVEELFPNVFTPNGDGANDFFQLTEPISIPCLNDFEIRIFNRWGTLVYEHQGSDFSWDGNYKSRETADGVYYFIINGSYTDEPFTYKNFLTLIR